In a genomic window of Myxococcales bacterium:
- a CDS encoding PrsW family intramembrane metalloprotease: protein MAVPLPRWSLRRARVLVGSKLALVLGLVVFVALAWLIEQVLDLRGPVQMSPVLAIVVAGVPASLWLAFFYLQDRHEPEPTTYVFGVFLLGALVAAPLSDFVIYQLAPPQPLAQHGLGTFALDRVVHATLVVGLAQELCKYVAVRYTVFTSHEFDEPMDGVVYMMAVGTGFAVWLNYHRLQGQGGAVFLSTGAAEVVITTLAHASFAGFLGYVLGRAKFTRRGPVSRGVLLFLGLLGAAVINGQFSLVEDWVTTQGLASHPWKGVGYAAALAAAVFGVLMLFVQRLLADSPFRKDGAP, encoded by the coding sequence GTGGCGGTCCCGCTCCCTCGCTGGTCCTTGCGCCGCGCCCGCGTGCTCGTGGGCTCGAAGCTGGCGCTCGTGCTCGGCCTGGTGGTGTTCGTCGCGCTCGCCTGGCTGATCGAGCAGGTGCTGGATCTGCGCGGCCCGGTGCAGATGTCGCCGGTCCTGGCGATCGTCGTGGCCGGGGTGCCCGCCAGCCTGTGGCTCGCGTTCTTCTACCTGCAGGATCGCCACGAGCCCGAGCCGACGACGTACGTGTTCGGCGTGTTCCTGCTCGGCGCGCTGGTCGCGGCGCCGCTGTCGGACTTCGTCATCTACCAGCTCGCGCCGCCACAGCCGCTGGCGCAGCACGGCCTCGGGACCTTCGCGCTCGACCGCGTCGTCCACGCCACGCTCGTGGTCGGGCTCGCCCAGGAGCTGTGCAAGTACGTGGCGGTCCGCTACACGGTCTTCACGTCGCACGAGTTCGACGAGCCGATGGACGGCGTCGTCTACATGATGGCGGTCGGCACCGGCTTCGCGGTGTGGCTGAACTACCACCGCCTGCAGGGCCAGGGCGGCGCGGTGTTCCTGTCGACCGGCGCCGCCGAGGTCGTGATCACGACGCTCGCGCACGCGTCGTTCGCCGGGTTCCTCGGCTACGTCCTCGGGCGCGCCAAGTTCACCCGGCGCGGCCCGGTGTCGCGCGGCGTGCTGCTGTTCCTCGGGCTGCTGGGCGCCGCGGTCATCAATGGCCAGTTCAGCCTGGTCGAGGACTGGGTCACGACCCAGGGCCTGGCCAGCCACCCGTGGAAGGGCGTGGGCTACGCCGCCGCGCTGGCCGCCGCGGTGTTCGGCGTGCTGATGCTGTTCGTCCAGCGCCTGCTGGCCGACTCGCCGTTCCGCAAGGACGGCGCGCCATGA
- a CDS encoding trypsin-like peptidase domain-containing protein, translating into MTAPRDPHADDADDADATPAADAATPTPAAATPAPTAPAPAPAPGADDDSDDPSASGSMSAIEEPSLAGRAWRRAQTIGPAVADVTRQVASALGPASPYHRHDFIVIALALGVVAAGGYAHRRMIEPTIETFQSRGLTFTRPATWLAPEEVDPVAPRLVPARTLRPRVPGELPYHVVYTSSLDPDVRMEVRIEAPPPWSNVIASLEFDRRTRWGELYAADRSQVRTHGRHSWLRTSFRFAFAPNKGDEPRVGHAIELATVDRERLYAVTLYGSARAVAKLAAAIEPTLRVSSLTGKPLLSTSARLQAPLPAPVQAAIDRTVMVMVADVVDGELRAVGGGSGAIIGADGSVLTAHHLLVDNLRPHAVFVIARAHGADRPPEMVCAGSPSRSKLWPEMDLALVKCDVDLDGRPWTPAQSAAWPAFARRPEADLQPGQRLWVMGFPDVNAGAFAVSPGAVQGLATDPASPTGNYVKTDAVITLGNSGGPVVDETGALIGIASAVRVTTSISGSSLSTTTSGLVRPIGAAGPLLAIVRAGWVPRDGHTSIDLEPTAIEAEAEGVRLSTRIVGNANGQPIAGALLMIMRAGVSAGDVDINRLDDQVISWGRSGTDGAVYLKQPVPAPGTYTVMVTADGYSPLIGDGALRLDAGTPAYFDPWGEVRLGAQ; encoded by the coding sequence ATGACCGCGCCGCGCGATCCCCACGCGGACGACGCGGACGACGCGGACGCCACGCCCGCCGCCGACGCCGCCACGCCCACGCCCGCCGCGGCCACCCCCGCACCCACCGCGCCCGCCCCCGCGCCCGCGCCCGGCGCCGACGACGACAGCGACGATCCGTCGGCCTCGGGCTCGATGTCGGCGATCGAGGAGCCGTCGCTGGCCGGGCGGGCGTGGCGCCGCGCGCAGACCATCGGCCCCGCGGTCGCGGACGTCACGCGCCAGGTCGCGTCGGCGCTCGGCCCCGCCTCGCCGTACCACCGCCACGACTTCATCGTGATCGCGCTGGCGCTCGGGGTCGTCGCCGCTGGCGGCTACGCCCACCGCCGGATGATCGAGCCCACCATCGAGACGTTCCAGAGCCGCGGCCTGACGTTCACGCGCCCGGCGACCTGGCTCGCGCCCGAGGAGGTCGATCCGGTCGCGCCGCGGCTGGTGCCGGCCCGGACGCTGCGGCCGCGCGTCCCCGGCGAGCTGCCGTACCACGTGGTCTACACCTCCTCGCTCGATCCCGACGTGCGCATGGAGGTGCGGATCGAGGCGCCGCCGCCGTGGTCCAACGTGATCGCGAGCCTCGAGTTCGACCGGCGCACCCGCTGGGGCGAGCTCTACGCCGCCGATCGCAGCCAGGTGCGGACCCACGGCCGCCACAGCTGGCTGCGCACGTCGTTCCGGTTCGCGTTCGCGCCCAACAAGGGCGACGAGCCCCGGGTCGGCCACGCGATCGAGCTGGCGACGGTCGACCGCGAGCGCCTGTACGCGGTGACGCTCTACGGCTCGGCCCGGGCGGTGGCCAAGCTCGCGGCGGCGATCGAGCCGACCCTGCGGGTCTCGTCGCTCACCGGCAAGCCGCTCTTGTCGACGTCGGCGCGGCTGCAGGCGCCGCTGCCAGCGCCGGTCCAGGCCGCGATCGATCGCACCGTGATGGTGATGGTCGCCGACGTGGTCGACGGCGAGCTCCGCGCGGTCGGCGGCGGCTCGGGCGCGATCATCGGCGCCGACGGCTCGGTCCTCACCGCCCACCACCTGCTGGTCGACAACCTGCGGCCCCACGCGGTGTTCGTGATCGCCCGGGCCCACGGCGCCGACCGCCCGCCCGAGATGGTCTGCGCCGGCAGCCCGAGCCGGTCGAAGCTGTGGCCCGAGATGGACCTGGCGCTGGTGAAGTGCGACGTCGACCTCGACGGGCGGCCCTGGACCCCGGCGCAGTCGGCCGCGTGGCCCGCGTTCGCCCGCCGACCCGAGGCGGACCTCCAGCCCGGCCAGCGCCTCTGGGTGATGGGCTTCCCCGACGTCAACGCCGGCGCGTTCGCGGTGTCGCCGGGCGCGGTCCAGGGGCTCGCGACCGATCCCGCCAGCCCGACCGGCAACTACGTCAAGACCGATGCGGTGATCACTCTCGGCAACTCTGGCGGCCCCGTGGTCGACGAGACCGGCGCGCTGATCGGGATCGCCTCGGCGGTGCGGGTCACGACCTCGATCAGCGGCTCGTCGCTGTCGACTACCACCAGCGGGCTGGTGCGGCCGATCGGCGCCGCCGGCCCGCTGCTGGCGATCGTCCGCGCCGGCTGGGTCCCGCGCGACGGCCACACGTCGATCGATCTGGAGCCGACGGCGATCGAGGCCGAGGCCGAGGGCGTCCGGCTGTCGACCCGGATCGTCGGCAACGCCAACGGCCAGCCGATCGCCGGGGCCCTGCTGATGATCATGCGCGCGGGCGTGTCGGCCGGCGACGTCGACATCAACCGCCTGGACGATCAGGTGATCTCGTGGGGCCGCTCGGGCACCGACGGCGCCGTCTACCTCAAGCAGCCGGTGCCGGCGCCCGGCACGTATACGGTCATGGTGACCGCCGACGGCTACAGCCCGCTGATCGGCGACGGCGCCCTCCGGCTCGACGCCGGCACCCCCGCGTACTTCGACCCGTGGGGCGAGGTCCGGCTCGGAGCCCAGTAA
- the pcnB gene encoding polynucleotide adenylyltransferase PcnB, which produces MPALDHALIDGDAERVVRRLTKGGFTAYLVGGCVRDLLLGRQPKDFDVATSATPNEIRALFRNCRIIGRRFRLAHVFFGQKIIETATFRANPRDDEDGDEGDLLIRRDNVFGSETEDARRRDFTINGLFYDFEREDVIDHVVGLPDLEARLVRTIGDPDVRFREDPVRMLRAIKFAARCDLTIEPATYAALLRQREEIRKSAPPRVVEEIYRLLRGAAARRSLELALSTGFVDVLSPFLAALYDPGDADDAEGPDDGADDEVELDDEERAWRRVWLDDVRPLPARRPPLRLPFLTDPAELARRRTLAWATLGHLDELVRRGGEPANALLMAALIAPFVADTITSPTIRPGDAHQAVIAVSQPLLDQLSVARRDAERIRYALFGLRRVAAARAKNQPVEGGGGGRESLEDAVVLDELLTLARGGEAVELVAPVGDDDAEGDDDDPARKRRRRRRGGRRRRPEDDAAATAPAS; this is translated from the coding sequence ATGCCCGCGCTTGATCATGCGCTGATCGATGGGGATGCCGAGCGGGTGGTGCGACGCCTGACCAAGGGGGGCTTCACGGCGTACCTGGTCGGCGGCTGCGTCCGCGATCTCCTCCTCGGCCGCCAGCCCAAGGACTTCGACGTCGCCACCAGCGCGACGCCCAACGAGATCCGGGCCCTGTTCCGCAACTGCCGGATCATCGGCCGCCGCTTTCGCCTCGCCCACGTGTTCTTCGGCCAGAAGATCATCGAGACCGCGACGTTCCGCGCCAACCCGCGGGACGACGAGGACGGCGACGAGGGCGACCTGCTGATCCGGCGCGACAACGTGTTCGGGTCCGAGACCGAGGACGCGCGCCGGCGCGACTTCACGATCAACGGCCTGTTCTACGACTTCGAGCGCGAGGACGTGATCGATCACGTCGTCGGCCTGCCCGACCTCGAGGCCCGGCTGGTCCGCACCATCGGCGACCCCGACGTGCGCTTCCGCGAGGATCCGGTCCGGATGCTGCGCGCGATCAAGTTCGCCGCCCGCTGCGACCTGACGATCGAGCCGGCGACCTACGCGGCGCTGCTGCGCCAGCGCGAGGAGATCCGCAAGAGCGCCCCGCCCCGGGTGGTCGAGGAGATCTACCGGCTCCTGCGCGGCGCCGCCGCCCGGCGCTCGCTCGAGCTGGCGCTGTCGACCGGCTTCGTCGACGTGCTGTCGCCGTTCCTGGCGGCGCTGTACGACCCGGGCGACGCCGACGACGCCGAGGGCCCCGACGACGGCGCCGACGATGAGGTCGAGCTCGACGACGAGGAGCGGGCCTGGCGCCGCGTGTGGCTCGACGACGTGCGGCCGCTGCCGGCCCGCCGCCCGCCCCTGCGGCTGCCGTTCCTCACCGACCCCGCCGAGCTGGCGCGTCGGCGCACGCTGGCGTGGGCGACGCTGGGCCACCTCGACGAGCTCGTCCGCCGCGGCGGCGAGCCGGCCAACGCCCTGCTCATGGCGGCGCTGATCGCGCCGTTCGTCGCCGACACCATCACCTCGCCGACCATCCGCCCGGGCGACGCCCACCAGGCGGTGATCGCGGTGTCGCAGCCGCTGCTCGACCAGCTCTCGGTCGCGCGCCGGGACGCCGAGCGCATCCGCTACGCCCTGTTCGGCCTGCGCCGGGTCGCCGCGGCCCGGGCCAAGAACCAGCCGGTCGAGGGCGGCGGCGGCGGGCGCGAGTCCCTCGAGGACGCGGTCGTGCTCGACGAGCTGCTGACGCTGGCCCGCGGGGGCGAGGCGGTCGAGCTGGTCGCGCCGGTCGGTGACGACGACGCCGAGGGCGACGACGACGACCCCGCCCGCAAGCGCCGACGTCGGCGTCGAGGCGGTCGGCGGCGCCGGCCCGAGGACGACGCCGCCGCCACCGCGCCCGCGTCGTGA
- a CDS encoding class I SAM-dependent methyltransferase: MTRPPRPGTRRGASGPRPEPDRALAVALGAREHYRDAALYDYEYRRRRDDVAFYVELAGRVAGPGGRVLELGCGTGRITAALARAGFEVVALDAEPAMLAGLAARMARLPRSVAARITPVTGDLRDFALQRRFPLILAGFNVLEHLYTRVELEACLGRVRAHLAVDGAFAFDVQLPDPGWLARDPVRRWARTRFRHPVTGVPTWYTTNHDYDPVSQIAIIRIYYQPCAGGPEDVVLLSQRKYFPAELEALIAHAGLRVAERYGSFERGPLGPDSDSQILVCGRARARTKRHPRRA, translated from the coding sequence GTGACCCGCCCGCCCCGACCCGGCACCCGCCGCGGCGCCAGTGGCCCGCGCCCCGAGCCGGACCGCGCCCTGGCCGTCGCGCTGGGCGCCCGCGAGCACTACCGCGACGCCGCGCTCTACGACTACGAGTACCGGCGCCGGCGCGACGACGTAGCGTTCTACGTCGAGCTGGCCGGGCGCGTCGCTGGCCCCGGCGGCCGGGTGCTCGAGCTCGGCTGCGGCACCGGCCGCATCACCGCGGCCCTGGCCCGGGCCGGCTTCGAGGTGGTCGCGCTCGACGCCGAGCCGGCGATGCTCGCCGGCCTGGCCGCGCGCATGGCGCGGCTGCCGCGCTCGGTCGCGGCCCGGATCACCCCGGTCACCGGCGACCTGCGCGACTTCGCGCTCCAGCGGCGCTTCCCGCTGATCCTGGCGGGCTTCAACGTCCTCGAGCACCTGTACACCCGGGTCGAGCTCGAGGCGTGCCTGGGGCGCGTCCGCGCGCACCTGGCGGTCGACGGCGCGTTCGCGTTCGACGTGCAGCTGCCGGATCCGGGCTGGCTGGCGCGCGATCCGGTCCGACGCTGGGCGCGCACCCGGTTCCGCCACCCGGTGACCGGCGTCCCGACCTGGTACACGACCAACCACGACTACGACCCGGTGAGCCAGATCGCCATCATCCGGATCTACTACCAGCCGTGCGCGGGCGGCCCCGAGGACGTCGTGCTGCTGTCGCAGCGCAAGTACTTCCCGGCCGAGCTCGAGGCGCTGATCGCCCACGCCGGGCTGCGCGTCGCCGAGCGCTACGGCAGCTTCGAGCGCGGCCCCCTCGGGCCCGACTCGGACAGCCAGATCCTCGTCTGCGGCCGCGCCCGCGCGCGCACGAAGCGCCATCCTCGACGGGCGTGA